TCTGCACGCGATCCATACGGGTTTTCAAGCTCTTTACGGACATTGCATCAAGCTCCAGTTAGCTCAGTTGTTTTCCGGTTTGACAAAGGGCACGCCCATCTCGGCCAGCAGGAACTTGCTCTTCTGCGCATCGGAGTTCTCGAACACGAAGTTGAAGTTCATGCCATGGCTGTACTGGGCGTCGGCCATGTTGATTTCGGGGAAGATGCCCTGTTCGGTCACGCCGAACGACCAGTTGCCGCTCTTGTCCATGCCCTTGTCGGAGAGCCCGCGGAAGTCCTTGACGCGCGGGATCGCCAGTGAAAAGAGCCGGTCGAAGAACTCCCACATGCGGGCGCCGCGGAGCGTCACCATCGCGTGCGTCTCATAGCCCTCGCGGACCTTGAAGTTCGCCACCGACTTGCGGCTGGCGATCATCACGGCCTTCTGACCGCTGATGGCGGCAAGGTCATTGAGCACCTGCTCACGGACCTGCGGGCGGATCTTGGTGCCGTCGAGCTCCTTGCCCATGCCGCAGTTGATCACGATCTTCGTGAGCCGCGGAAGGGCCAGGCGATTCTTGATGCCGAATTTCTCGGCCACCTTCGGCGCCACTTCCTTGTTGAACTTTTCCTTCATGCGTGGAGGCATGATCGTGTCCTTTTTGAATCACGCCGCGAGCGGCGGCGCTAAACGGTCGGCCTCTTTCAGCGGGCCTTCTTAAGGGTACTGAGCACATCGCCGCCCTTGACGGCGAGGCGGACCTTGGAGCCGTCGGCTTTCGTCTCGAAACGGACGCGCGTGGGCTTGTTGGCCGAGGGGCTGATCGGCGAGACGTTGGAGATGTGAATGGGCATCTCCTTGTCGACGCGCCCGCCCTGCGGATTGGCCTGGCTGGGGCGCACGTGCTTCTGACGCACATTGCGGCCCTCGACGACGACTTTCTGGTTCTTGACATCGACCTTGAGGACCTTGCCGGTCTTCCCGCGTTCGTTGCCCGCGGTGATCATGACGATGTCGCCTTGTTTGACATGCTGAGGCATCAGACCACCTCCGTGGCGAGCGAGACAATCTTCATGTAGCCCTTTTCACGCAGCTCGCGGGCCACCGCTCCGAAGATACGCGTGCCGCGCGGCTCGCCTTCCTTGGAGATGATGACCACGGCGTTGCGATCGAAGCGGACGTAGCTGCCGTCGGCGCGCTTGGTCGGATAGGAGGTGCGGACGACGACGGCCGTGCACACTTCGTGCTCCTTGACTTCGCCGTTGGGCAGCGCCTTTTTGATCGCGACGATGCACCGGTCGCCGATGTCGGCGGTCGTGCGGGTGAACTGTCCGCGGCCGGTCGAACCCTTGAGCACGCGGATGATCATCGCCGTCTTGGCGCCGCTGTTGTCAGCGACATCGACTCTGGCTTCTGCCTGAATCATTGACCTTCACCTCCGGCGGGGGCCTTGGTCACGATGCGGACCAGCCGCCAGCATTTGGTCTTGGAAATCGGACGGCAGGGCACGATCTCGACCGTATCCCCGGCGTGCGAGAGGTTCTCCGGGTCGTGCACATGGAACACGCTGCGGCGCTTGACGTACTTGCCGTACTTGGCGTCGCGCTGCTTGAAGGTCGTGACGACCTTGCGCGTCGTCGAGCACTTGTCGGAGACGACTTGCCCGACGCGGGCGCCCTTGAGGGGCTTACGGGCCTGAGTTGCGGTTGCGGGTGAAGTCATGACTTAGCGGCCTCCGACTGCCGAATCTGGCGCGCCCGCTGCTCGGTCTTGAGCCGGGCAACGTCGCGGCGGGTTTTGCGAATCTGGCTCGGGTCTTCGAGCTTTTCCGTCACGGCCTGACTCTTGAGATCGAAAAGGTGACGCTG
This genomic window from Planctomycetota bacterium contains:
- the rplE gene encoding 50S ribosomal protein L5, translating into MPPRMKEKFNKEVAPKVAEKFGIKNRLALPRLTKIVINCGMGKELDGTKIRPQVREQVLNDLAAISGQKAVMIASRKSVANFKVREGYETHAMVTLRGARMWEFFDRLFSLAIPRVKDFRGLSDKGMDKSGNWSFGVTEQGIFPEINMADAQYSHGMNFNFVFENSDAQKSKFLLAEMGVPFVKPENN
- a CDS encoding 50S ribosomal protein L24; amino-acid sequence: MPQHVKQGDIVMITAGNERGKTGKVLKVDVKNQKVVVEGRNVRQKHVRPSQANPQGGRVDKEMPIHISNVSPISPSANKPTRVRFETKADGSKVRLAVKGGDVLSTLKKAR
- the rplN gene encoding 50S ribosomal protein L14 codes for the protein MIQAEARVDVADNSGAKTAMIIRVLKGSTGRGQFTRTTADIGDRCIVAIKKALPNGEVKEHEVCTAVVVRTSYPTKRADGSYVRFDRNAVVIISKEGEPRGTRIFGAVARELREKGYMKIVSLATEVV
- the rpsQ gene encoding 30S ribosomal protein S17 — encoded protein: MTSPATATQARKPLKGARVGQVVSDKCSTTRKVVTTFKQRDAKYGKYVKRRSVFHVHDPENLSHAGDTVEIVPCRPISKTKCWRLVRIVTKAPAGGEGQ
- a CDS encoding 50S ribosomal protein L29, which gives rise to MKAEEAHKMSAEELQIETDRLQRHLFDLKSQAVTEKLEDPSQIRKTRRDVARLKTEQRARQIRQSEAAKS